From one Chloroflexota bacterium genomic stretch:
- a CDS encoding Crp/Fnr family transcriptional regulator, which yields MSLRIKILREQPYFSVLPDADLEYLAEQLIERRFAKGENVFLEGDPCDGLYIVCEGQVRIFKLSADGREQVLTYCAGRQSFNEVAVFDGGPNPAHVIAAAPSIIWTVPRELIFDMLRTRPTMANAIIQNFAHRLRHLVGLVEDLSLRHVTARLAKLLVEAASGELDVHAMTQQELAARLGTVREMVARSLKLMETRGLIRLERGRIVILDRQTLEKMV from the coding sequence TTGTCGTTGCGCATCAAAATTCTGCGTGAACAGCCGTATTTCTCCGTCTTGCCCGACGCCGATCTGGAGTATTTGGCCGAGCAACTGATCGAACGGCGTTTCGCCAAGGGCGAGAACGTATTCCTTGAAGGCGACCCGTGCGACGGGTTGTATATCGTCTGCGAAGGGCAGGTGCGCATCTTCAAGCTTTCAGCGGATGGCCGCGAGCAGGTGCTGACCTACTGCGCCGGCCGGCAGTCGTTCAATGAGGTCGCGGTGTTCGACGGCGGCCCCAACCCGGCGCACGTTATCGCGGCGGCGCCGTCCATCATCTGGACTGTGCCACGCGAGTTGATCTTTGACATGCTACGCACCCGGCCGACGATGGCGAACGCCATTATTCAGAACTTCGCGCACCGCCTGCGGCACCTGGTCGGCCTGGTCGAGGACCTCTCACTGCGCCACGTCACGGCGCGGCTCGCCAAGTTGCTGGTCGAGGCGGCCTCCGGCGAACTGGACGTGCATGCCATGACGCAGCAGGAACTGGCCGCGCGGCTCGGCACCGTGCGCGAGATGGTGGCGCGCTCGCTGAAACTCATGGAAACGCGCGGGCTGATTCGCCTGGAGCGCGGCCGCATCGTAATCCTCGATCGGCAGACGCTCGAGAAGATGGTATGA